Below is a window of 'Nostoc azollae' 0708 DNA.
TTGCCAAGTTTCTGTATCTGTATCTCGAACTACGATAATAGCCTGATTAACTGGTTTAGTTTGGGCTTGCAGTGCGGAAAGGCAGTGTAACAAGTCTTGAGGACGGCGATAGGTGGGGATAAGAACTGTATTCCTCATGTTTCATTAACTCTTCAAATAAATCTAAATAGGTTTGTGCCATAGTTACCCAGCTATGTTGTTCAGCAATAGTACGAGCGACTTTACCCATTTGTTGACGTAGTGTGCGATCGCTACTTAATAATTTCAAAGCATTGGCTAAAGTATCAATATCATCACAATCGGGTAAAACAATTCCACAAGCTGGTGTTACTAAATCAGCTGCACCAGTGGTTTTAGCAGTAATCACAGGTAAACCTGAAGCCATCGCTTCAATTACTACTAACCCAAAAGGTTCATAACGGGAAGGAAAAACAAATAAATCTGATGCCTGTTGAATTTGCGGCATATCACGGCGATAACCTAAAAAATGTACCCGTTCAGTTAATTTTAAGTCCGCAACCATTTCTGGATAGGGGCTATCTTTGGTTTCACCAACAACTGCTAAATGTAAACTAGGAACTTTTACTAAGGCATGAAGTACAGTATCTAAGTTTTTGCGAGAAATGCGAATATCTCCAGCAAACAATGCCAACGTCACATTTTCACGTATCCCCAACTTTTGGCGAGAACTCGCACCAGGGGAAAATTCTTGTAAATCAACTCCATTCACAATCACACGAATATTAGCACGGGGTACGCCAATATTAACTAATTCTTCAGCTACTTTTGTAGATATAGCGATAACAACTTTAGTTTGGCGAAAAGCTTCTTTTTCCCAATAAGCATTAATAGCAGTGTAGAGCCACTGATATAAACCATATAAATCTCGTCGTTGACGAGCAATATGTACAGGCGATTTCCACCAAGAACTATGGACGAAATGCACAGCATTGACATCAGTAGCGCCCATGGTAATCGCACCATTGGCTTTAATTAAATCAACTTCGCCCCGATGTTTACGTAACCAATCACCGCTTTTTTTAGCAAATACAAAATTGCGAACAAATTCACTCGGATATCCATCAACAGAAATGGAAACCCAATTTACTGCAGTATTATGTTCTAATTCAGGTGCTATTTCACTCGACAATAATGTCAAATTATGACCACGACGGAGTGCTTCCATAGCTACTTCATAATTGACTCGTCCTTGACCATCACCTTTTCGGATTTTATGGGTAACAATGCAAATTCTCATTGCTCACCTCTCAATTTTATAAATCAATTTCAGATAAAAATGAATACAATATTTAGTAAACACTCAGTAACTTATTAGTTATGATCTGAGGTGTGAAACTGAGAGTAAGTGCTGTTAAAGTCCGCAAATTAAATTTTTGCTCATTCAAAGCTTGCCAAAAATAAGAACGTGCTGCTTTCGTTTTATTATCTAGTAACAACCCAATGCCTAAGGTTGTATTAGCTTCTAACCATAATTTTTTAAAGTGTGAATAATACTCCTGTAAACGGACATCTTTCATAAAAACTTTATAACAGAATATTTCACTTTCAGCCTTGCGAATTTTTGCCTGTACATTACGTCTACCACTGAGCATAGTATCAGTTTGCTCATGCTCACGATAATAGGTCAACTTTTCTGGATAATAATAAACAGCATATCCTGATATATAACACAGGTAACTTAAATATAAATCCCACATTCCCCCAATTTCTGCAGGAATACTATCCCAATCAATCAAACCATTACGAATTACACAAGCTGCGGCAGTAGGGATACTTTTATCAACTAAGGCAATTTTCTGAAAATCCTCATGAATTCCTGAAGTGATTCGATCACGCTTATAACTGCGTGAATTTCCTTCCGTAGCAGCAACATTAATTTGACCTTGAGCATCAATAATATATTGGTCACAAAAAGCTAGAATTAAGTTAGAATTTGCCTCTAATGGTGGTATGAGTTTAGCTAGAAAATCTTGATTCCAGATATCATCATCGTGAAGACTAGCTACATATTTACCCTGTGCCATCTTAAAGGCATTCATCTGATTAGTTAGCATTCCCACATTTTCTGTATGTCGCCAAAACTTAATGCGGGAGTCCCCAAAAGATGCAACTAAATTTTGAGGATCTTCAGGACTAAAATTATCAGAAACAATAATTTCAATATTTTGATAGGTCTGTTTAAAAGCACTAGAAATAGCTTGTTCTAGATATTGTGGTCTGTTATAAGTAGGAATAATCACGCTAACTAGTGGTTCTAGTAATTCAGAATTAATAGTCATAATTTCAACTCGGTATACTTCCAAAAGTAAAGAATATAAATTAACGGTAGAGCCATACAGATAAATAGAAACTATCCCAGATATTTAAGTTTATTTCCCCAGATATTTAAGTTTATTTCCATCTGACCTTACAACTTATCGAAGGCATGAAATAAACAAACCGCAAAGTAAAGAGCGCTTTAAATGGCTTGTGAGTTAGTCTGTTGATTTTCTTAGCAAAATTGGAATGTTACTGATAATTACATATAAATTCCAAGTATAAAATGGTTATATTTAAAATGCTAATTGATAACCAATCAACTCCAGAAAATAATAATTTATTCAGATGTTTGTCAAGGTTGATACTTGAGTTGTGCTAGTTATTGGCTGTTGGTAAATTGTCTCTAAAAACCGTAATGCAGTCGGGACTGGACTATAATTTTCAATTGCCCACTGCCTTCCTTGTACACCAATTTTTTCTAAAATTTTTGGTTCATCAGCTATTCTATTAATAGTTCCTTGTACATTATCTAAGTCTATGCCAATATAATGCCGCCAATTTTCAGGCATCACAGGAAGAGAAAGCCCATATTTCTCAAAATCCAAATGAAAAGTAGTACAGCCAGCTGCCAATGACTCCCAAAATCGCCAACTATCCCACTGTACAACCGTGTTAGATTTCAATCTCAGATTACTCAGAAGATTCTTCCCAATCCGATTCATTAACATACCTGGATCATTAGGCCAAGCAGGAACAAAAAAGCCGCCAAAACAAGCACAAGCCATGGAATTTTTGAGTCGGTTATAATAACTTGGATAATGGCGTTTACCTGTTTGTAACCATTGCAATTCATGATATGGATCAGTTGAATGGTCATCTGGATGCTCAATACTATTATCTACCTGTAGCATATTTTTAATGTGAGGGATGAAGGTACTAGCACTAAAATTTCTAACGGGATGACCTTTTTTCCAATGCCTAAAATTAATCAGAATTTGGTTTTTTCGCTCATAAGAGTTGGGAACTTCTTTCAGTTCCTGTAAAATCCGATTACTCAAACCATAAGCCCAGGGATAAAAATTCTTAGCATATTTGAGTTTATTATTGTAATGATTGCGAAGAATAAAATCAAATTGTCTAAATTCCGGTCTTTCTATGTAGGTTTTGTCACTATCCTCCCCATCTAAATACACAGTTGTATACGGACGATTGGGATGAGATAAATTATCTGGTAAAGGATAATTAATATGAAACCAATTATTAGTTAATACCACAATAGAACAATCATCAGGTGTGATATCTGGTTGATGATTAAAAAGATATTTATTCTCTTGTGTTGATTCCTGCCAGTAGTTGACATTGGAAAACAAAGATATTCCCAGCTCCCGAAACCCTTCTGCCAAACAAATCAATAGATGTTGGAACTTATATTCTGGCTTAGTTTCTTCTCTAGGATCACAGAAGAAATATACTTTCCCATTAAATTTAGCTGGAAGATTGTTAATCATATCCTTAATGTTTCTTGACATAAAACCGAACTTATTTAACAAATTATAGTTTATTTATGCTGCTCCCTTGCCTAATTAAATATACAAATAAAAGGTTTAATAGCTTAATTACTGTACCTATCTCACTTCATTTTGAATTTGATAATATTTCCAAAATTTACCACGTTGTTCTAGTAGGCTTTGGTATGCTCCCTGTTCGACAATTGTTCCTTGTTCAATCACTACCACTTTATCTGCTTTAGCAATTGTGGAAAATCGATGGGCAATAACAATTACTGTACGACCGACAGTGAACTTTTCTAACAACTCTTGAATGACCTGCTCTGTAATTGCATCTAAAGCACTGGTTGGTTCATCTAAAATCAAAATGTCTGGATTTCTTACCAAAGCACGAGCAATCGCAATTCGTTGTTGTTGTCCTCCAGATAATTCAATCCCATCAGCACCGACAATTGTATCCAAACCTTGAGGTAATTTTGTGATAAATTCTAGAGCATTTGCCAGCCGTGCGGCTTCTACAATTTCTGCCTCAGTTGCTTTTGGTGTCCCATAGGCAATGTTGTTGCGAATAGAAGTGTTGAAAATAAATGTTTTTTGACTAACTATCGCCATTTTACGACGCAGTGAATCAATTTCTAATTCTCGCAAATTCAGTCCATCGATCAGAATTTTTCCATCTATTGGCTCGTAAAATCTGGCTATTAAATCTGCTAGGGTACTTTTACCACCACCAGATGCACCCACTAAGGCGACCATTTTGCCTTTTTCAATGGTCAACGTGATATCTTTGAGTACAAGTTTATGCGGTTCATAACTAAAATTTAGAGCTATTATTTCTATGGCCCGTTGTAATCCCAAAAATTCAAGATGACCGTTTTCAAAGTAAGTTTTATCATCTGTTTTTAGGATATCTTTGAGATTTTCTACTGCTCCGGCTTGGGTACTTAAAAAAGCTATTACTCCATTCAAATCTTGAGTCATTGGCACAAGACGAAATAGTATAAAGAAGAAGGTTAATAATGAAGAAATCTTCATGAATCCTGTCACTAGAGCCATAATGATCATTGAGATCAGAATCATAGTAGATAGGCTTTCAGCTAGAGGTTTAACTAGCAGAGAAATCCAATAAACACTCTTCCAAGTCTTAACGATATTGCCACTGGCCTGATAATATCGCTGTTGTTCAAATTCTTGAGTAGAACAAGCATGAACTGTGCGGATACCTTCGATAAACTCTAGCGCCCTTGAAGTAAAATGATCATTAGCTTTGGTAATAGCAAAACTACGTTCTCTAATTTGTTTATTTAGTGTTGATAGTCCTACTGCTAAAAGACTGAATAATAAAACGGAAACTATGGAAAGTTGCCATGAAAACACAAATAATGAAATTGAATAAACAACTAGTGTTAAGGTTTTTGTGACTAAAAAAGCCATGCCTCCGAAAATCTGCCTAATTCTCTCCATTTCATTGGTGAGAGTATTAATCAACTCTCCAGAATTTTTCTTGCCAAAATAACTAAGACTTTGAGCTGCTAATTGCCCAAAAATTCTTCTACGTAGATTATCTATTAAATTTATTTCACTAAACTGGATGCAAAGCTGTCCTAGATAGTTAAAAGATGCACGCATACAGGTTGTAATGATGATTAACGCTGAAACGCGATATAATCGTTCATTTGCTGAAGCGTTAATTCCTAAGATAAAAATATCAAACCACTCAATTCCTGTTTTCAGAGGTTCAGCACCAGGAGTAGTTAAACTTTGCAGAAATACTAGTAGAAAACCTAAGCCAAATCCCTCACAACTAGCAGCAAAAGCTGAAAAAACTATAGCTAAAGAGGCTATAATCCGAAAGTGTTTAAACTCTCGTAATATTAAATAATTATTCTGCCAAAAGTTCGTAGCTTGTAGAATTTTTAATGTTGATGTCGGTAATTTTAGATACATAAAATTGGGAATGATTTCTTTCAGAATTCAGCGCCAAAACTATAGTCAAAATATAATTAATCTACTTACATGGGAGCACGACGAATAAAACGCCCAATAGCAGAGCCAAAGAGAATTTCAACTTGTTGCCATAGTAATTTTGCCGTTGAATATAATTGAATTGGTGTTTGGCTATGCCGCCAATACAATTTATCAGTTATAGTTGGAGAACTACCTTGTAAAGCACTGATGATTATTTGCTTGCGCCAAGGTTTAATATTTGGTACAGTGGCGTGAGACATAATAGTACCACCAGGAAGAAAATCCATACCATCAGGTCCAACGGTACTTAAAGGATAATTATTCAGCATTAATACTAAGTTTAGATAAGTCTGATCTCCATAAAGATAGGGATATTGATGGAAAGTCTTATCCCCATAAAGATGCTCTAAATCTGCATATCCTGACATTTCAGCCACCTCTTCTAATTTTTGCCAAAGGGTGAGGATAGATTTGTATTTTTTAGGGACACCAATGAACCCGCTATTGTAGTGATAATCTAATTTACGTTCACAAACAAAACCGTTATTTTCTGCAAATTCTTTCCATGCTAAACGTTTCGGATGATTAGCAGGAACAAGATACCAAGAATCGCCGCAAATAGCAATTCCTCTGCTCACCCAATGTTCGTAGAAGTTCCAACTACATTTATTTACAATATCAGGATCGAAATAAAACAATACCTCAATATTTGGGCAATAATTTTCCCATAGTTGAGACATGAAATCAGGCTTGTAAAAACCTAAATGTTTACGAGTTTCTAGTTTTATAAACCGTACTGCACACCCTTCAGCTATAGGTAATTCTTGATAACCATTTCCTGCTTGCAGAGACTTAGCCCAAGGTGGCAAATTACCACGATATCCTGCCCAAAATATGCCTCGAAAACCGTGGTGATATAAAGAATTCACTAAAGCTCCTACACCATAGTGATAGTCTTTTTCAAATACTGTACAAATTGCTGTATCCATCACGATTCTATATTTTAAATTACGTATATACTTCCAGGGTTTAAATATGAAAACAGGAAATAATCCTCATGGGAATAAAAAATATACTACTACCGCCGTGAACTCAAAATGGTTCTTCCACAAGAGCTACCCTAACAAAATAGTGGTTCCAGCAGGCTGCACCGACAAAATTCAAAATGAATACGGCGTGAGCTTTTCAGTGATTTGGAATCCTTGGTTGATTTACGCCGTACTGTAATAGGATGAAAGAATCAATGACTTTCCTAGTTTCTTTAGTGATGACTTTATGAAAGTCTAACTGGGTTGTATTTAGTTTCTATTTGCCATGAGTTGATCACGTCTGGTAATGGATCTGATTGTTCTGCTTCTTTCTCTAAACTTAGTTTAACTGCTTCTTCTAAACACCAATAATGGTATCCGATTAAACTAATCTCACCACGGATGACATTCAATAATTTAGGTAATTTATCTAGGCCATATTTACGCATCCATAATCCTAATAGCGTGCTATGGTTTTTTCTAGTTGTGCAAAATTCGATAGCTCGAAATAGTTTACCTTTTTCACCAATCCGCCATTCATAAGCAAAGAGTATATCTGATGATTGAAGACGCATGATGACAATTAATCCCAGGATTAAAGGACTAATTAATAGCAGTAAAGTTAATGCTAAAATCCAGTTGATTACCCGTTGTGTTAATCTCAATACTTGGTTACTTAATTTGGGAAGTTGATTTTTAAAAGGGATAGATAGGAATATAGGCTTATTAGCTTGGTGACAAGCATCCGCCCAAAATCGCAGCGCAGCATCACCTAGTTTAGGATCTATAGTTACTAAATTAACTGGGGAATGTTTTAAACACTCCACTAATAATTGTTCGTTATATAGTGAAGGTAAATAAGGTTGTTTCAAATCACTAGGAGGCTTTACCAGTAGCTGACCTCTACGCCATTGAAGTGTACAGTATTGGATGTGATAATTTTCGCGAGACTGGGCTATAGTAGTTTGAGCTTGTAACTTGGGAACTATTGAAGTTGTCATAGGTCTTGAGATTTGTGCAGTATAAAATTACTGAAGCGGTAAGTAAGAGTTTAGATTTGCAGATTTCTGTAGGTGTGAAGATGTACAGAAAGAAACAATAGGAGTTAAGCAAACGGCAACTAAGATAAATGGAGAGTTAGGAAAGTTGGTATTTCTGTTAGGGATATGTAGAGGTCAATCATCCCTTCAGATTACCGCTACATCAATCTACTTTCAGGATCTATTGCAAAACATGTCTGCTCTTAATTTCGAACAATTTAGTTTTGTCCTTAATCTCTAGAATATAGGAACGGACAGAAATAACTTATCCTGCTACTAAATTCTTGATTAAATCTTTAAATATCTAGATTTCTTGGAAACTAATATAAAAATCTGATGAACTTCGATGTTTTCCTCATCAGTATCGGTTAAGTGCAAAAAATGAAATGAGGTTGCTTGGAACGTATCCTTACGGGACACTTCCTATTCATGCAGTGTCCCGTAGACATCACCCAAAATTTATAAACCTTACGCAAGTCCTGATTTACAAGGATTTGTTGAGTTTCACCATCGTTCTACCCAACCTACAAAAAAATTAGTACCGCCGTGAATTAAAAATGCTTCTTTTAGAGGAGCTACGCTAACAAAATAGTGCTTCCCGCAGGATGCGCCAACAGAATTTAAAATGTATACGCCATGAGCCTTTTAGAGATTTGGAATCGTTACTTTATTGACACTGTACTGTACTAGTTTTTCTGCTAACTGTTAACTTATTTCACGGTTTACCTTTAACCAACAAGTATAGTCAGTAGAAATCATTTAGCTATTTTTCCATAACTTCTTGTAATATTAATTGTGATTGTTTGGCATAAGGTACATAAGTGCTATCAGAGTTAGATACTCCATTGGCTACAACTCCAATGAGATTTAACTTGCTCAACATTGCTGTAGCTTGAGCTAAATTATTGCGTGTTACTTTACCAATGCTTGCTACCATGACTACACTCCGACAAGATGAGGCTGTGAGTATAGCATCTACCATACCGATAACTGAGGGAGCATCTATGAGGACTAAATCATAGTTTTCTTCAAATGCAGCCATCAATTCCATCATCCGTGGAGAACTCAAAAGATGAGCAGGATCTACAGGTATGGGGCCAGCAGTTAAAATGTCGATATAAGATGAACCTGAGTATTGAAGCCCAATCTGATTAGGAAGGGTAGCATCACTGGCTAATAGGGTGGATAAACCTTGTTCATTAGGAAGGTTAAGTTGTTTGTGTAAGCTGGGGTCTCGAAGGTTGGCATCTATGAGCAGTACCTTTTTATGTAATCTCGCTGCACTCATAGCTAAACCTAATGTCAAAGCTGATTTACCATCATCTGGTAATGCTGATGTCACCATCAATGATTTTAAATCAGTGACGCTATTGAGGAGTTCTATGTTTTTATAAATGAGATCCAGTGATTCCCAACGGGGTGGTGATTGTAAAACTTGAATTGTCCAAGGGGCAAGAACTTCTGGTTTACCAAATGGTAATTTGATGATTGACTCTTTGGGTTTTGCTGGTGGCAATTTGGGAGTTGTGCCCAATAATGGTAGGGTAATTTGTTTTTCTAATTCAGCAGTAGTATGTACAGAGTCATCAGATGTTTCTCGAATAAAGGCGGCAATACCACCTAACATTAATCCTACTACGGCACCTAATAAGAGGTTCTGCTGGAGATTGGGACCTAGTTTTATACCTAGTTGTGGTTCTTCTACTACTTCCCAATTAAATCCACCTTTGGATAGTTCCTGCCGCAACTGCTGTTCTGCTCTCAACAATTGCTCCATTCTTTCTCGACTAAATTGTAATTGGGGAAGGATACGGTTGTAATAAGCTAAGAGAGAGGGAAAACGTTTGAGTTGTGATCGCAGTTCATTCTCTTTTGCTGCTAAAGTTTGATCACGCGCACTTAATGCAACTATGTTAGTCTGATTTTCTACTAATTCCCCAGTCAAATTTAGGTCAATTTCCCCAAGTTGTCCTTGTTCGAGAAGATTTTCTCCAAAACTGAATACACTGGTGGATTGTCTACCTAAAGTTCTGCTGACTTCTTTTTGCAAAAGTTCCTTTTGACTCTGGAGTTGTTCAGTTAGCTTCTGTACGTTGGGAGTATCATCCGTAAAACGTAAGCGTTCCTGTGCTAAAGCTAGTTCTGTTTTCTGAATTTCATTCAGTAAGCCCTGATAGCGTATAGACTGACTCAAACGAGAAGAAACCAATGCATTTTGAGGAGAACGATTAAGTTGTTGCTGCAAAGACTTTTGCTTTGCTAAAGCTTCTTGATATTGAGAACGAGTTGTTTGTCTTTCTCTCTGAATAGAAGTTAAAGATTCTTCAATCGCTTTGGCTTGTAATTCTGGATCAATTAAATTTTGGTTTCTGCGAAATCGTTGGAGATTGGTTTCAGAAGCATTCACTTCGTCACTAGCTTTTCGCAACTGCTCTCTAATAACTTGCAGACCTTTTTGTAACCGTAAATCCTGTTGTTGTTTGTTATAATCCACATAGACTCGTCGAATAGCAGTTAGAACTTTTTGTGTTCTTTCTGGATTGCCATCGGTATAGTCAACTTGGAAAATTTTGGTGACAACATTATCCTCTTTAGTCCTGATTTGGGTTAAGACTAAGGATCTCTTTACTTCCTCTACAGTAATACTTGGATCTTCTAACTTGAGTTTATTAACTGCTTTTTGAATCAGTCCAGAACTTTGCATCAAATTAAGCTGTGTTGCCGTGTCTATGACAACGTTAGAGTCTGTAAACTGACTTTCTGCTGTATCTGATCCTTGTTTTTTACCTTGATAGTTAGGTTCTACTAACAGTTGCATCGTACTTTTGAAACTGGGCTTTGTCTTTAAAGTAATGATGCAGGCAAGAGCAGTAGAACTCAGGAATACTAATAAAAACCAGGGAAATCTTCTGACAAATACAGTAAACATTTGTCCATAACCTGTTTCTGTATCAGCTGCTGAACTTATATGGGGATTTAGACTAGTTTGAACCACTTTAATTATCCTTATCCTTGTTGTGCGAGACGCTATATATAGCTTGTCAATACTTCTCTGTTAAGGAAAAAATCTGAGGGGGTAAGGGGAAAATAAAAAACCTTTGCTCTTTCCCCAACACAACTGATAAAATTCAGGTTATTAACAGAGTAATATTGGAATGCCAGTTTTTTTCAAGGGTTTTTGATGACAAGTTAAATGAATGTGTGATGCACACCAGAAACTTGAACAAGAATTTGCTCAACTTTACTAAAAAATGCTTGTTCAGAAAAATTATTTACGGCATGATTACGAATATTCTCGTAATTCCAAGATATTCCTCTAGCCTCTAATAATGCTGTTTGTAGAGAATCGGGTGTTTGTCTTTTAAAAAGAACTCCTGTTTTACCAGGTATCTGAGTATCTAATACCCCACCAGCACCATAGGCTATTACTGGAGTCCCACTAGCATTAGCTTCCACTGGAACCAATCCATAGTCTTCTAAGGCTGCGACAATAATGGACTTAGCTCTAGAAAATAAGTCTTTGCGTTGTCCATCACTAACGTGACCTAGGAATTGGATATTACCTAATGCTTTCGATTTTAACCGTTCTAGTTCGGGTCCCTCACCTGATATTAATAAATGCCACCCTAACCAGTTAAAAGCCTCAACTATTATATCAAGACGTTTATAACTTATCATCCGGGCAGATGCCAAGTAGTATTCATCTTTTGTATCAGAAAAAACAAAATTCTTGGTATCAATTGGATAGTTAATCACAATTGCCTGTTTACCATAAATTTTCCGAATACGATGGCCAACAACACTAGAGTTAGCAATGTAGAGGTCTGGTTCTTGGGAATATTTCAGGTCTACATTTCTCATCATTTGAAAGACTTTTTCAATTAAGGGAGCAAAATAGCGATAGTCTCCATACTCCCGTAAATAAGTCTCTGTATCCCATAAGAACCGGGTAACATTATGGCAGAAACAAATATGGCGTGCTTGTGGTTTTTTTCTGACTGATTTAGCAAAACTAGTACTACTGCTGATAATTAAATCATAGTGTTGGAGATTCAACGTCCGAAAGGCAGGAAAGTAGAGAGGAGCCATCAGGCGGAAATACTTGGCTGCACCGGGAATCTTTTGTAAAAAAGTTGTGTTAACTATACGCTCACCGAAATCAATACTTTTTTGCTGATCATATAAAGATGTGAAAATATCAGCTTCGGGGTAGCGTTTAGAAAGCAATTCAAACACACGCTCTGCCCCACCGCGCTGGGTTAAGTAATCATGGACGAGAGCAATTTTCATGGATGATGCCTTATATTGCAATATTGATTAAATTCTGGGTTGACTAGCAAGTATGTACAGATATGTTTATACCAGTCTACCTTCTGTACTAAACCCATCCTGAGGTGGTTGTATGTATTTGAAATTTGGGATAATACCCTTGCAACATATAAAAAAATGGAATATTTACTTATCTGAAAATTGAATTTAGTAAGGTAAATTACCAATGCTAATAGTTTACTTAATTTAATATAGATAAACCCTAAGTCAATACTATCAACTAGAAATTTCTACTACCTGTTAATAACAATCAACGGTTGAATAAGAATATCAGGAAATATTTTAAGTATTTGCTCAAAATAAGCAAAATTAGGCTTCGGATCAAGTAAAGGGGAAAAGGTGAAGAGAAAACCTTTCCCCAAATCAATTTACTAATTCCAGGTTATGAACCTATTGCGGTATGAAAACTATTTTGCAAGTACCAAGGTTTTTACTGGTACAAAATAAGTTAGTTGTTCAGCACGGAGTTTGTCACAAAGTCTACCTTCAGGCAATTCTACACAGTCGTAGGTGAGGACTTGATCTTTAGAAATATCACGCTTCAAAGTACATCCTTCTGCTATTCCCATTGGTAGTAAATTTTCTTGGTGGACAATTTCTGAGTTTTCGCATTGTCCATAGGTCATGTAATAACCGATGCCATCAAGAGTTTCTCCGGCTTTGAGGTCAATTTTGGCAGTAGCGACGACATCGATAATGGGGCCTGCTATGGGTGAGAGAACAGCATCATGGAAGAGGACTGCACGGGCTACTGATAGAGGAACTTCAAAATGGCAGAGGTGATAGGGGGTGTAGAAGCTGTACAGGGGTCCTTCACCGAGTTTATAGAGGTTGAGATAATGGCGTTGTTTGGGGTCGTCGTGGGTGGCAAAGACAAACACTCCTGGGCCTGGTTTCGTGCCAACTACATAATCAACGATGCCACCTAATTCTTTGAGTTGGTCAACATCATACATTTTGGTCATTTCATCAACATGACCTGTGTAATCATATCCCAACATTCCTCGTTTTGCTACCTTCATCCCTGTAGCATTAGCAACTATTGCTTGCTCAAAAGAAATTTTTGTTCCATCAGCAAAGCTTGTCACCATTGCGGGATTTTGACCCCAATGTTGAGCAAAACTAGCTTGGGTGGTGGGGTTGCGATAGGGGTCTTGTAAGCCTTTGATGTTGCCACACAATAGGGGGGTTAAACCGATACTTTTAACGAAGCGGTAGAGGTTCATTTCTACCCCTGGTTGGTCGCCATCGCAAGCTGTGAGGATGACTCCAGCCCGCTCAGCATGCAGTTTGAGGATGGGGCCAATAGTACCATCGAGTTCTGCATTCATTAAAATGATATGCTTTTTATGAGCGATCGCTCTCATCACCAAATGAGCAGCATATTCAATTGTTCCTGTCACTTCAATGATTGCATCTATGCCATCAGCTTCACACAGCAACATAGCATCTTCAGTGATTGCATATTTACCTTGAATCAGTGCATCTTCTAAATCAACTACACTAGAAACAACCTGAACATCCTCAATTCCTGCTTCTGAATAAGCTCGTTTAGCTGAATCAATGTGACGGTTAGAAATAGCAACCAACTCCATCCCAGGAACAGAATTGGCAATTTGATTAGCAATACCGCGACCCATAAAACCAGCACCAATCATTGCTACTTTTATAGGTTTACCTAATGCCGCACGGGCTTGTAAGGCTTTATCTATAATAATCATCATTAAACTCC
It encodes the following:
- a CDS encoding glycosyltransferase family 2 protein, whose product is MTINSELLEPLVSVIIPTYNRPQYLEQAISSAFKQTYQNIEIIVSDNFSPEDPQNLVASFGDSRIKFWRHTENVGMLTNQMNAFKMAQGKYVASLHDDDIWNQDFLAKLIPPLEANSNLILAFCDQYIIDAQGQINVAATEGNSRSYKRDRITSGIHEDFQKIALVDKSIPTAAACVIRNGLIDWDSIPAEIGGMWDLYLSYLCYISGYAVYYYPEKLTYYREHEQTDTMLSGRRNVQAKIRKAESEIFCYKVFMKDVRLQEYYSHFKKLWLEANTTLGIGLLLDNKTKAARSYFWQALNEQKFNLRTLTALTLSFTPQIITNKLLSVY
- a CDS encoding glycosyltransferase family 4 protein, which produces MRICIVTHKIRKGDGQGRVNYEVAMEALRRGHNLTLLSSEIAPELEHNTAVNWVSISVDGYPSEFVRNFVFAKKSGDWLRKHRGEVDLIKANGAITMGATDVNAVHFVHSSWWKSPVHIARQRRDLYGLYQWLYTAINAYWEKEAFRQTKVVIAISTKVAEELVNIGVPRANIRVIVNGVDLQEFSPGASSRQKLGIRENVTLALFAGDIRISRKNLDTVLHALVKVPSLHLAVVGETKDSPYPEMVADLKLTERVHFLGYRRDMPQIQQASDLFVFPSRYEPFGLVVIEAMASGLPVITAKTTGAADLVTPACGIVLPDCDDIDTLANALKLLSSDRTLRQQMGKVARTIAEQHSWVTMAQTYLDLFEELMKHEEYSSYPHLSPSSRLVTLPFRTASPN
- the hepA gene encoding heterocyst formation ABC transporter subunit HepA; translation: MYLKLPTSTLKILQATNFWQNNYLILREFKHFRIIASLAIVFSAFAASCEGFGLGFLLVFLQSLTTPGAEPLKTGIEWFDIFILGINASANERLYRVSALIIITTCMRASFNYLGQLCIQFSEINLIDNLRRRIFGQLAAQSLSYFGKKNSGELINTLTNEMERIRQIFGGMAFLVTKTLTLVVYSISLFVFSWQLSIVSVLLFSLLAVGLSTLNKQIRERSFAITKANDHFTSRALEFIEGIRTVHACSTQEFEQQRYYQASGNIVKTWKSVYWISLLVKPLAESLSTMILISMIIMALVTGFMKISSLLTFFFILFRLVPMTQDLNGVIAFLSTQAGAVENLKDILKTDDKTYFENGHLEFLGLQRAIEIIALNFSYEPHKLVLKDITLTIEKGKMVALVGASGGGKSTLADLIARFYEPIDGKILIDGLNLRELEIDSLRRKMAIVSQKTFIFNTSIRNNIAYGTPKATEAEIVEAARLANALEFITKLPQGLDTIVGADGIELSGGQQQRIAIARALVRNPDILILDEPTSALDAITEQVIQELLEKFTVGRTVIVIAHRFSTIAKADKVVVIEQGTIVEQGAYQSLLEQRGKFWKYYQIQNEVR
- the hepC gene encoding heterocyst development glycosyltransferase HepC, with protein sequence MTTSIVPKLQAQTTIAQSRENYHIQYCTLQWRRGQLLVKPPSDLKQPYLPSLYNEQLLVECLKHSPVNLVTIDPKLGDAALRFWADACHQANKPIFLSIPFKNQLPKLSNQVLRLTQRVINWILALTLLLLISPLILGLIVIMRLQSSDILFAYEWRIGEKGKLFRAIEFCTTRKNHSTLLGLWMRKYGLDKLPKLLNVIRGEISLIGYHYWCLEEAVKLSLEKEAEQSDPLPDVINSWQIETKYNPVRLS